The Paenibacillus amylolyticus genome contains the following window.
ATTCATCACGAATAATTAATTCCGAATAGATCAGCTTGCGTTCATATGGTTCATCCGGGTGTTTGATCCGCCACAACAGCTGATCTACTGCTCTTGTGCCCAGATTCTCTTCTTGATATGCACCGAAGCAAGAATGGGTTCATCCGTCCGCGTATTGTCAAACCCGGTTACGGCACAGCGCTCAGGAACCTGAATGCCCCGGCTTCGGAGTTCCTGAAGCACGATGACAGCCGTATGGTCATTAGCACATACGAAGACCTCCGGCATGTCCTCCAGTTTCATTTCAGCAATGGATTTTTGAATCTGATCATACTCCTGTCCCAGCAAGCCTTCCTGCTGTTCTCCCTGCAACTGCTTCTCTTCCAGCACTGTACGATATCCAAGCCAGCGTTCTCTAAAACTTACCGCATCAGGCAGTTGTCCGGCAAACTGGAACCTTCTGTACCCTTTACCAACCAGCATGAGAACCAGTTCTTTCATACATTTCATATTGTCCGTAAAAACCGAGTCTGCGTATACGGCCGGGTCTTCATGGTCCACCATTACAAGCGGGATGCGCAGCCTGTAAATCTCCAGCAATACGGATGTCGAGATGGTGCCTACCGTAATGACTCCGCTAATTGCTTCGGGATTAAGGACCGAGAACATCCGATCTGAAGAGGGTTCTGTTAGCGTTAAGATATCCATGCCCTGAGCATTCAGCCTTTCAGAAATGCCGTCAAACACAGGGCCCCAATACAAGGAGGATCGATTCTGAGAACGTATGTTGGGAAACAAAATCAATATCGTGCCTTGTCGCTTCGCTTCTGGCTTAATTTCTACTGTCGCCTGTGTATCCACCGGATACCGCTTGGGTTCTGTTCTGAAATATCCAAGCTGCCCCGCCGTTCTGACAATCATCTCGCGTGTATGCTCACTCACACCAGGCTTACCCGTCAGCGCACGGGAAACTGCGAATTTCGACACCCCCGCAGCATCCGCAATTTGCTGCATGGTTACTCTTTTGGCCATCTGACTCACCCGTTTTTCCTGATTTTTCATTCAGTGTAGCATAAAAAACAAAAATCAACAAAACAAGTTATGTTATTCGGTAATTTTGTTAGGTGTTTAATTATCTCTTACACCAGATGTGCGACATAACCAAAAAAGACCCTCTCCCCACCTTCCATAGAAGATGACAAAAGGGCCATTATCCCTAATTATACGCCTGGTGCTCCCTGATCGCTGAGTTCCGACTGTAAAACCGGGCGTTTCCTGCGCCAGAAGACAGGCTGTGGAAGTTTGATCTCCGTGATCAGAACACCGGCCAACATCAACGCCGCTCCTGCATATCCTTGCAACGTTAGTGATTCCCCTTGAAAAGTAAAGGCAAAGGCTGCTGCAAACAGCGGTTCGAGTGAGAAGATCAGACTCGTTCTAGTGGGAGAAGCATGACGCTGTGCGAGCGTCTGCAAAATATATCCCAAGCCGCTACACAATACACCCAAGCCGAGAATGGCTGCCCAGGATTCAGCCGTATCGGGCATACGTGGCGTCTCCAGCATGAATGTAGCTGCAATTCCCCACATGGCTGCAACACCCAGTTGAACTGTCCCCAATGTTAGTGGATCATGCTTCTGTGTGTACTTGCCAGCAATCATAATATAGATGGCGTATACGAGTGCTGCAAGTATGCAGAGAATATCTCCCGTGTGCAGACTCAGCTCATGTTGAAGCGTCAGCAAGCCAAGCCCGGTAACAGCAACCAATATACTTAACGTCAATCGTTTATCAGGCATGCGACGATGCTGGATCGTCGTCAGGATGGGTACAAAAATAACCGCCAAACTAATCAGGAATCCCGCTTGAGATGTTGTTGTTCGTTGTACACCATAGGTGATGAATACAAATGCAGCGAATAAAGCTGTCCCCATAATGGCTCCTGCCACAAGTGTTCTGCGATCCATGTTCAACAACCGCCGATGAAAAAGAAGCCCTGCCGCAATAAAGGCAATTCCAAAACGGAATGCGACCAGATTCAATTCCTGCATGGACTCCAGTCCCGATTTCATAAACAGATAGGATGATCCCCAGATGACCGTTGCGAGCAGCATCTGTATGTCCGCTCTTCTTGTTGCCTGACCTTGATTAACCTGTCCACCATTCATCTTGCTTCAACCTTCATTCTATGTATTCTGAGCTGTGTGATCGTACGTCAAACTAACTCGCCTTGGCAAGTATATACGATCTCTTTGCATTATAAAAATGAATATTTATAATAGATTATATGAAATAAACTCATGTATCCAAAATGGGAAGGAACGGAACCATTCATGTCACTCATCAAATATGAAATATTGAATACCGTCGTGGAATATGGCAGTCTCACCAAAGCAGCAGAAGCGCTGAATGTCACCCAATCCGCAGTCAGCCATGCCATCGCAAGCCTCGAGACCGAATGTGGTTTTTCACTCCTCCATCGCGGCCGCTCCGGTGTACGGGTTACCGCTGAAGGTGAACGTATTCTGGGATATACACGTGAGATTCTGCGCTGGACGGAACTGATGAACCAGGAAATCTCCCTCATTCGCGGTGCGGAGATTGGTACCGTGCGGATCGGCACCTTCGCAAGTGTCTCCACGCAATGGTTGCCAGGCATCCTGAAACAATTTCGCCTGCGTCATCCAGGAATTGAGATCAAGCTGTGGGAGGGCGATTATGCTGAGATTGAGGGCTGGCTGGCTGGAGGGGCCATCGACCTCGGATTTCTATCCCTGGGCGATTCCTCCCCTTTTGAGACGATCCCATTACAAAAAGACAGGATGATGTGCATCCTGCCTCTGGATCATCCTCTCGCTTCAGAGGAATCTGTTTCGTTTGATATTCTACTGGAGCAACCCTTTATTCTGCCCAAGTGGGGCGGAGATAATGAGATTGAACGACTGATTCGTCAGCATGCAGCCAAGCTCAATGTCGTCTATGAAGTCGCAGAAGATCAAGCGATCATGGCGATGGTTCGTAACGGTCTCGGCATCAGCCTGCTACCGGAAATGGTCCTTCAAAATCATGCTGATGCACTCGCGCTCGTGCCGCTCACTGGAGATCCGTACCGCACAATCGGCATGGCCTGCCCATCTTTGGGCAATCTATCACCAGCTACCCGGCGTTTCATTGAAGAGGTGCAGCAGTGGCTCGGCCGGACGATGTGACTTTGGAAAACTCCCCGTCTGTGTCGCAATAATTGGGAGAATCACTAGGTTGTCGTTATAATCCATTGCTCCTATCCGTTACTAACAAATTGGATAACACCAAGAGTCAGCAGTAATACAAATATAACCACAATTGTGATGCCAAAGCCAATCAGGAAGCGCACGCCAGGTGAGCGTTTGTTCTGCTGACTACCTCCCATGTTATCCAGCTTCTGCTCAATTTGATTCAGCCTGTCATTAACCTGTTTCAAATCTTCATTGGAGTTCATTCGTACACCTCGCTTTTCTACGTATTGAAATTCGAACTATTCCCACACCCGATCCAGCTGATCTGCGTAGTAACGGATTGCCCGATTATAGTCATTGATTCTCTGATCACTTGATGTATCCGCAAGTTGCACGAGCAGCCGTTGCATCGCTTCTGCATGTTCCCCAGATTGTAGAGCACCATGGCATAGAAAACCTCAAATTCCCGGTACGTCGTGAATTCGTTCATCCCTTTTTCAAACCAGATTTTCGCCTGATTGTACTCTCCAAGCGTTCTGTATGTACTGCCTAGCCCGAGTATTGCACCTGCTCTCTCTTCACCGGATAACCCAAGACTCAGTGCCTTCTCATAATGCGGGACAGCCTCCCGCTCCAATCCAAGCGAATCATGTGCCCAAGCCAACTGATACCAGACATTCGCATTCTCGGGTTCCTGAACTGTAATCTCTTGCAGAAGCTCAATCGCTTCCTGCACCTTGCCTTCTTGTCTCCATCGTACGGCCTGTTCCAAATTACTCATGCTGTCACTTCCCGTCTTGCATTCTATTTTCCACATATATGATTCAATTGTTTTATTATACCAAAAAAGCACACCGGAGAATATGTTGTGACAACAGAAAGTTGTCCAAACGCTATTCCAACGTGTGCTTTTTCATTCGGTGCAGGCTGTTATATAAGATGGACTAAACCATATTTTCACTGCACAATCCGATGACAGAACAACCTTCCGATCGCTGTTATCCCCGGATTTTTCGAATCATTTTCACAAAGGTGAAATCTTTCTCAAAACGTTCTTGTTCATCACCCGATTATGACCATGTCGTGTTCGCAACCATCACAATAAATACGAGCATGAGATAGTTCACCGAGATCAGAAAGTTTACTTTGGCCCACTTCTCATCATCCTGTGTCTTCAGTCCGCTAAGT
Protein-coding sequences here:
- a CDS encoding LacI family DNA-binding transcriptional regulator; translation: MAKRVTMQQIADAAGVSKFAVSRALTGKPGVSEHTREMIVRTAGQLGYFRTEPKRYPVDTQATVEIKPEAKRQGTILILFPNIRSQNRSSLYWGPVFDGISERLNAQGMDILTLTEPSSDRMFSVLNPEAISGVITVGTISTSVLLEIYRLRIPLVMVDHEDPAVYADSVFTDNMKCMKELVLMLVGKGYRRFQFAGQLPDAVSFRERWLGYRTVLEEKQLQGEQQEGLLGQEYDQIQKSIAEMKLEDMPEVFVCANDHTAVIVLQELRSRGIQVPERCAVTGFDNTRTDEPILASVHIKKRIWAQEQ
- a CDS encoding DMT family transporter, with translation MNGGQVNQGQATRRADIQMLLATVIWGSSYLFMKSGLESMQELNLVAFRFGIAFIAAGLLFHRRLLNMDRRTLVAGAIMGTALFAAFVFITYGVQRTTTSQAGFLISLAVIFVPILTTIQHRRMPDKRLTLSILVAVTGLGLLTLQHELSLHTGDILCILAALVYAIYIMIAGKYTQKHDPLTLGTVQLGVAAMWGIAATFMLETPRMPDTAESWAAILGLGVLCSGLGYILQTLAQRHASPTRTSLIFSLEPLFAAAFAFTFQGESLTLQGYAGAALMLAGVLITEIKLPQPVFWRRKRPVLQSELSDQGAPGV
- a CDS encoding LysR family transcriptional regulator, translating into MSLIKYEILNTVVEYGSLTKAAEALNVTQSAVSHAIASLETECGFSLLHRGRSGVRVTAEGERILGYTREILRWTELMNQEISLIRGAEIGTVRIGTFASVSTQWLPGILKQFRLRHPGIEIKLWEGDYAEIEGWLAGGAIDLGFLSLGDSSPFETIPLQKDRMMCILPLDHPLASEESVSFDILLEQPFILPKWGGDNEIERLIRQHAAKLNVVYEVAEDQAIMAMVRNGLGISLLPEMVLQNHADALALVPLTGDPYRTIGMACPSLGNLSPATRRFIEEVQQWLGRTM